TTTGCAAAGACGCGTTGAAATTGCGAAAGCCGTGCTGCATTCGCCTCGCGTTCTGCTCCTTGATGAGCCGACGAGCGGATTGGACGTAGTCGTGCGTCGGCAACTCAACGACACACTTGAGGTACTGGCACGGACGGGAAATATTCTTGTTCTACTCACAACGCACTTGTTGGATGATGCCGAAGCATGCGACAGGGTAGGTATTCTGGATACAGGCAAGTTAGTCGCACTTGGAGCACCTGATGAACTCAAGGCAGAAGTGGGTGGTGATGTTGTCCTCATAGAGAGCACAAACAGCGAGACACTTGATGCCGCTATTGCCGATCGGTTCGGCGTTTCGACAGTCTTAATGGATAATTGGTTACGCATTGAATGTAAACGTGGACATCAGTTCGCTCGAGATGTAGTTGCTGCGTTTCCAGATGAAATTCAATCGGTACGGTTTGGAAAACCGACGCTGGAGGACGTATTCGTAAAGTTGACAGGAAACCCATTCGCAGAGAGAAAAGATAGGGAAAATTAAAAGGATCCAAAGCTGCCAGCCCGTAACGTAGTGGAGGGCGGATCT
Above is a window of Candidatus Poribacteria bacterium DNA encoding:
- a CDS encoding ABC transporter ATP-binding protein, with amino-acid sequence MENRIEVESLSHTYRTRRALDNVSFDVSCGEIFGILGPNGSGKTTLFRILSTLMPVTSGSVRILGYDLATEVKAIRHLLGVVFQQPGLDVKLTVVENLRHHGHLYGLAGKTLRYRISELLEHFGLADRATERVEILSGGLQRRVEIAKAVLHSPRVLLLDEPTSGLDVVVRRQLNDTLEVLARTGNILVLLTTHLLDDAEACDRVGILDTGKLVALGAPDELKAEVGGDVVLIESTNSETLDAAIADRFGVSTVLMDNWLRIECKRGHQFARDVVAAFPDEIQSVRFGKPTLEDVFVKLTGNPFAERKDREN